A DNA window from Setaria viridis chromosome 2, Setaria_viridis_v4.0, whole genome shotgun sequence contains the following coding sequences:
- the LOC117843586 gene encoding uncharacterized protein isoform X2, whose amino-acid sequence METSISPPGTSKQSAVRKPSPGSSLKDLCLVSKQGSIAEVESALALLKKSGGNIDGRNAFGLSALHLATWRNHLPIVRRLLDAGADPDARDGESGWSSLHRALHFGHLCIAGVLLQFGASLTLEDTKGRTPVDLLSCPVSQANGDSPDAVATEVFSWGSGTNYQLGTGNAHIQKLPCKVDTLHGSYIKTVAASKFHSVAVSSDGELYTWGFGRGGRLGHPDIHSGQTTAVITPRQVTVGLGRKRVNVVAAAKHHTVIATEVGELFTWGSNREGQLGYPSVDTQSTPRRVSSLKQRIIAVAAANKHSAAVADTGEVFTWGCNKEGQLGYGTSNSASNCIPRMVEYLKGKVFRGVSAAKYHTIVLGVDGEVFTWGHRLVTPRRVVIARCLKKGGNTNLKFHRMERLQVISVAAGTMHSTALTADGALFYWVSSDPDLKCQQIFSMCGRNIVSISAGKYWTAVATSTGDVFMWDAKKRKDEMPLFTRVHGVKRATSVCVGETHMLVLSSIYHPEYPPKPKIQSINSMSEWNSGMEELDEDILFNDVQPDSGLSGSSGEMSKTVPSLKSLCEKVAVEYLLEPKNAIQLLEVADSLEAKELKKHCEDLAIRNLDYIFTVGAPSIMNASPEILASLEKLLDEKSSEAWCQRRLPTMTATYPAVIDSDGEEDEAIEFLKPRKCGKSASRPSGMSSQENFLQKDCTAEQAVSKQIRALRKKLQQIEILEAKQLTGHQLDDQQLAKLESRAALEGELAELGVPSEAYSRTSSVCPAESRTNRKPEVSKKQKRKNKQAQQSNTPSAKSETEQQIPVKDLQEVLPTNVSAEKEVCAADPIKHTEDAAFSNTKGIASPLEKKPSQPTSSKKKNRKGGLSLFLSGALDDTPKPSLPAPVVHVTPKHEGPAWGGAKITKGPASLRDIQSEQRKTNEPVLAKAKDRFENSPDSAGRVRLSSFIPDAHSSPIAVTPARSLPSSEGDRSTPPWSSSATSPNVSRPSLRDIQMQQEKRHHSISHSPKTRTSGFAIPSHGGSPEVGGVKDNVPNRWFKPETDAPSSIRSIQIEEQAMKDFKRFYSSVRIVKPQV is encoded by the exons ATGGAGACCTCGATATCTCCGCCAGGGACATCAAAGCAATCAGCTGTTCGCAAACCTTCTCCTGGAAGCTCTCTTAAGGATCTGTGCCTTGTTTCCAAACAAGGGTCAATAGCTGAAGTAGAATCTGCTTTGGCATTGTTGAAAAAAAGTGGTGGGAACATTGATGGTAGGAATGCATTTGGTCTTAGTGCCCTCCACCTTGCAACATGGAGAAATCATCTACCTATCGTGAGGAGGCTCCTAGATGCCGGTGCTGATCCAGATGCAAGG GATGGAGAATCTGGCTGGAGTAGCCTGCATAGGGCACTCCATTTTGGTCACCTGTGTATTGCTGGTGTTCTTTTGCagtttggtgcttccctcactTTGGAGGACACTAAGGGCCGTACACCTGTTGACCTTCTCTCCTGCCCAGTATCACAGGCCAATGGAGATTCTCCTGATGCAG TTGCAACGGAGGTCTTCAGTTGGGGAAGTGGGACAAATTATCAGCTTGGAACTGGCAATGCCCACATACAAAAACTACCATGCAAAGTAGATACCTTGCATGGGTCATATATAAAAACAGTTGCTGCATCAAAGTTCCATAGTGTAGCAGTTAGTTCTGACGGTGAACTGTACACATGGGGATTTGGTCGAGGTGGTCGTCTTGGTCATCCGGATATTCACAG TGGCCAGACAACTGCTGTGATTACCCCTCGCCAAGTGACAGTAGGATTAGGCCGTAAACGAGTGAATGTTGTGGCTGCTGCCAAACATCATACTGTGATTGCTACAGAGGTGGGGGAATTGTTTACTTGGGGATCAAATAGAG AGGGTCAGCTTGGTTACCCTTCTGTTGATACCCAATCAACACCAAGGCGTGTTAGTTCCCTCAAACAAAGGATAATTGCTGTAGCTGCTGCAAACAAACACTCTGCTGCAGTCGCTGATACCGGTGAAGTGTTCACCTGGGGTTGCAATAAGGAGGGCCAGCTAGGATATGGCACTTCAAATTCAGCATCAAATTGTATTCCAAGAATGGTGGAGTACTTGAAAGGAAAAGTATTTAGAGGTGTATCTGCAGCAAAATATCATACAATCGTGTTAGGAGTTGATGGAGAG GTGTTCACTTGGGGTCATCGCCTTGTCACCCCACGGCGTGTTGTAATAGCTAGATGCCTTAAGAAGGGTGGAAATACAAATCTGAAGTTCCATCGTATGGAACGGCTTCAGGTGATTTCAGTGGCTGCTGGAACAATGCACAGTACTGCTTTAACAGCTGATGGTGCTCTTTTCTACTGGGTTTCATCAGATCCTGATCTGAAATGCCAACAG ATATTTTCAATGTGTGGAAGAAATATTGTGAGCATCTCAGCTGGAAAGTACTGGACTGCTGTGGCTACATCAACTGGTGATGTTTTCATGTGGGATGCAAAGAAACGTAAGGATGAAATGCCACTTTTTACTAGGGTGCACGGTGTTAAGAGAGCAACATCAGTTTGTGTTGGTGAAACACATATGCTTGTGCTCTCTAGTATATATCATCCTGAGTATCCGCCCAAACCAAAAATCCAAAGCATAAATTCTATGTCAGAATGGAACAGTGGGATGGAagaattggatgaagatatccTGTTTAATGATGTCCAGCCTGACAGTGGTTTATCAGGAAGCAGTGGTGAAATGAGCAAAACCGTACCTAGCTTGAAAAGCCTCTGTGAGAAGGTTGCAGTTGAGTATTTATTGGAGCCAAAAAATGCTATACAACTTCTTGAAGTTGCTGATTCCTTGGAAGCCAAGGAGCTCAAGAAGCATTGTGAG GATTTAGCTATTCGCAACCTCGATTACATTTTCACAGTTGGAGCTCCTTCAATTATGAATGCGTCTCCTGAAATTCTTGCAAGCTTAGAAAAATTGCTGGATGAAAAATCCTCAGAGGCCTGGTGTCAGCGCCGTCTTCCCACAATGACAGCTACATATCCTGCTGTCATTGACAGTGATGgagaggaagatgaagcaatAGAATTCCTTAAGCCCCGGAAATGCGGGAAGTCTGCATCAAGGCCATCTGGAATGTCAAGTCAGGAAAACTTCCTTCAGAAAGACTGCACTGCTGAACAAGCTGTCTCTAAGCAGATCAGGGCACTTCGCAAGAAGCTGCAACAAATTGAGATTCTTGAGGCTAAGCAACTTACAGGCCATCAACTTGACGATCAGCAGCTAGCGAAGCTCGAGTCTAGGGCTGCCCTTGAAGGTGAACTTGCTGAACTTGGTGTTCCCTCAGAGGCATACTCTAGAACTTCCTCTGTTTGTCCAGCAGAAAGTAGGACAAACAGAAAACCTGAGGTTTCCAAGAAACAGAAGAGGAAAAACAAGCAGGCACAACAGTCTAATACTCCCTCCGCGAAAAGTGAAACCGAGCAACAAATTCCTGTTAAGGACCTCCAGGAAGTCCTACCAACTAATGTCTCTGCAGAAAAG GAGGTGTGTGCTGCTGATCCAATCAAACACACAGAGGATGCTGCTTTCAGCAACACAAAAGGCATTGCTTCTCCATTAGAGAAGAAACCTTCCCAACCAACTtcgtcaaaaaagaaaaataggaaaggtGGCTTGTCACTGTTTTTGAGTGGTGCTCTCGATGACACCCCAAAACCAAGTCTCCCTGCCCCTGTTGTGCATGTCACACCAAAGCATGAAGGACCTGCCTGGGGTGGTGCAAAGATAACAAAGGGACCTGCTTCCCTTCGTGATATCCAAAGCGAGCAGAGGAAAACAAATGAGCCAGTCCTGGCCAAAGCAAAAGATCGCTTTGAGAACTCACCTGACAGTGCTGGGCGTGTGCGTCTTTCTTCATTCATCCCAGATGCGCATTCAAGCCCTATAGCTGTCACACCTGCTCGTTCGCTGCCTTCTTCTGAAGGTGACAGGAGCACACCACCATGGTCGTCTTCTGCTACCTCACCCAATGTGTCACGGCCTTCGCTCAGGGACATACAGATGCAGCAG GAGAAGCGTCACCATAGCATCTCCCACAGCCCGAAAACCCGGACATCAGGCTTCGCTATACCATCCCATGGTGGATCACCAGAGGTTGGTGGTGTGAAGGACAACGTACCCAACCGCTGGTTCAAGCCAGAGACTGACGCCCCGTCCTCCATCCGCTCAATCCAGATTGAGGAGCAGGCGATGAAGGACTTCAAGCGCTTCTACAGCAGTGTGAGGATCGTCAAGCCGCAGGTCTAG
- the LOC117843586 gene encoding uncharacterized protein isoform X1, translating to METSISPPGTSKQSAVRKPSPGSSLKDLCLVSKQGSIAEVESALALLKKSGGNIDGRNAFGLSALHLATWRNHLPIVRRLLDAGADPDARDGESGWSSLHRALHFGHLCIAGVLLQFGASLTLEDTKGRTPVDLLSCPVSQANGDSPDAVATEVFSWGSGTNYQLGTGNAHIQKLPCKVDTLHGSYIKTVAASKFHSVAVSSDGELYTWGFGRGGRLGHPDIHSGQTTAVITPRQVTVGLGRKRVNVVAAAKHHTVIATEVGELFTWGSNREGQLGYPSVDTQSTPRRVSSLKQRIIAVAAANKHSAAVADTGEVFTWGCNKEGQLGYGTSNSASNCIPRMVEYLKGKVFRGVSAAKYHTIVLGVDGEVFTWGHRLVTPRRVVIARCLKKGGNTNLKFHRMERLQVISVAAGTMHSTALTADGALFYWVSSDPDLKCQQIFSMCGRNIVSISAGKYWTAVATSTGDVFMWDAKKRKDEMPLFTRVHGVKRATSVCVGETHMLVLSSIYHPEYPPKPKIQSINSMSEWNSGMEELDEDILFNDVQPDSGLSGSSGEMSKTVPSLKSLCEKVAVEYLLEPKNAIQLLEVADSLEAKELKKHCEDLAIRNLDYIFTVGAPSIMNASPEILASLEKLLDEKSSEAWCQRRLPTMTATYPAVIDSDGEEDEAIEFLKPRKCGKSASRPSGMSSQENFLQKDCTAEQAVSKQIRALRKKLQQIEILEAKQLTGHQLDDQQLAKLESRAALEGELAELGVPSEAYSRTSSVCPAESRTNRKPEVSKKQKRKNKQAQQSNTPSAKSETEQQIPVKDLQEVLPTNVSAEKQEVCAADPIKHTEDAAFSNTKGIASPLEKKPSQPTSSKKKNRKGGLSLFLSGALDDTPKPSLPAPVVHVTPKHEGPAWGGAKITKGPASLRDIQSEQRKTNEPVLAKAKDRFENSPDSAGRVRLSSFIPDAHSSPIAVTPARSLPSSEGDRSTPPWSSSATSPNVSRPSLRDIQMQQEKRHHSISHSPKTRTSGFAIPSHGGSPEVGGVKDNVPNRWFKPETDAPSSIRSIQIEEQAMKDFKRFYSSVRIVKPQV from the exons ATGGAGACCTCGATATCTCCGCCAGGGACATCAAAGCAATCAGCTGTTCGCAAACCTTCTCCTGGAAGCTCTCTTAAGGATCTGTGCCTTGTTTCCAAACAAGGGTCAATAGCTGAAGTAGAATCTGCTTTGGCATTGTTGAAAAAAAGTGGTGGGAACATTGATGGTAGGAATGCATTTGGTCTTAGTGCCCTCCACCTTGCAACATGGAGAAATCATCTACCTATCGTGAGGAGGCTCCTAGATGCCGGTGCTGATCCAGATGCAAGG GATGGAGAATCTGGCTGGAGTAGCCTGCATAGGGCACTCCATTTTGGTCACCTGTGTATTGCTGGTGTTCTTTTGCagtttggtgcttccctcactTTGGAGGACACTAAGGGCCGTACACCTGTTGACCTTCTCTCCTGCCCAGTATCACAGGCCAATGGAGATTCTCCTGATGCAG TTGCAACGGAGGTCTTCAGTTGGGGAAGTGGGACAAATTATCAGCTTGGAACTGGCAATGCCCACATACAAAAACTACCATGCAAAGTAGATACCTTGCATGGGTCATATATAAAAACAGTTGCTGCATCAAAGTTCCATAGTGTAGCAGTTAGTTCTGACGGTGAACTGTACACATGGGGATTTGGTCGAGGTGGTCGTCTTGGTCATCCGGATATTCACAG TGGCCAGACAACTGCTGTGATTACCCCTCGCCAAGTGACAGTAGGATTAGGCCGTAAACGAGTGAATGTTGTGGCTGCTGCCAAACATCATACTGTGATTGCTACAGAGGTGGGGGAATTGTTTACTTGGGGATCAAATAGAG AGGGTCAGCTTGGTTACCCTTCTGTTGATACCCAATCAACACCAAGGCGTGTTAGTTCCCTCAAACAAAGGATAATTGCTGTAGCTGCTGCAAACAAACACTCTGCTGCAGTCGCTGATACCGGTGAAGTGTTCACCTGGGGTTGCAATAAGGAGGGCCAGCTAGGATATGGCACTTCAAATTCAGCATCAAATTGTATTCCAAGAATGGTGGAGTACTTGAAAGGAAAAGTATTTAGAGGTGTATCTGCAGCAAAATATCATACAATCGTGTTAGGAGTTGATGGAGAG GTGTTCACTTGGGGTCATCGCCTTGTCACCCCACGGCGTGTTGTAATAGCTAGATGCCTTAAGAAGGGTGGAAATACAAATCTGAAGTTCCATCGTATGGAACGGCTTCAGGTGATTTCAGTGGCTGCTGGAACAATGCACAGTACTGCTTTAACAGCTGATGGTGCTCTTTTCTACTGGGTTTCATCAGATCCTGATCTGAAATGCCAACAG ATATTTTCAATGTGTGGAAGAAATATTGTGAGCATCTCAGCTGGAAAGTACTGGACTGCTGTGGCTACATCAACTGGTGATGTTTTCATGTGGGATGCAAAGAAACGTAAGGATGAAATGCCACTTTTTACTAGGGTGCACGGTGTTAAGAGAGCAACATCAGTTTGTGTTGGTGAAACACATATGCTTGTGCTCTCTAGTATATATCATCCTGAGTATCCGCCCAAACCAAAAATCCAAAGCATAAATTCTATGTCAGAATGGAACAGTGGGATGGAagaattggatgaagatatccTGTTTAATGATGTCCAGCCTGACAGTGGTTTATCAGGAAGCAGTGGTGAAATGAGCAAAACCGTACCTAGCTTGAAAAGCCTCTGTGAGAAGGTTGCAGTTGAGTATTTATTGGAGCCAAAAAATGCTATACAACTTCTTGAAGTTGCTGATTCCTTGGAAGCCAAGGAGCTCAAGAAGCATTGTGAG GATTTAGCTATTCGCAACCTCGATTACATTTTCACAGTTGGAGCTCCTTCAATTATGAATGCGTCTCCTGAAATTCTTGCAAGCTTAGAAAAATTGCTGGATGAAAAATCCTCAGAGGCCTGGTGTCAGCGCCGTCTTCCCACAATGACAGCTACATATCCTGCTGTCATTGACAGTGATGgagaggaagatgaagcaatAGAATTCCTTAAGCCCCGGAAATGCGGGAAGTCTGCATCAAGGCCATCTGGAATGTCAAGTCAGGAAAACTTCCTTCAGAAAGACTGCACTGCTGAACAAGCTGTCTCTAAGCAGATCAGGGCACTTCGCAAGAAGCTGCAACAAATTGAGATTCTTGAGGCTAAGCAACTTACAGGCCATCAACTTGACGATCAGCAGCTAGCGAAGCTCGAGTCTAGGGCTGCCCTTGAAGGTGAACTTGCTGAACTTGGTGTTCCCTCAGAGGCATACTCTAGAACTTCCTCTGTTTGTCCAGCAGAAAGTAGGACAAACAGAAAACCTGAGGTTTCCAAGAAACAGAAGAGGAAAAACAAGCAGGCACAACAGTCTAATACTCCCTCCGCGAAAAGTGAAACCGAGCAACAAATTCCTGTTAAGGACCTCCAGGAAGTCCTACCAACTAATGTCTCTGCAGAAAAG CAGGAGGTGTGTGCTGCTGATCCAATCAAACACACAGAGGATGCTGCTTTCAGCAACACAAAAGGCATTGCTTCTCCATTAGAGAAGAAACCTTCCCAACCAACTtcgtcaaaaaagaaaaataggaaaggtGGCTTGTCACTGTTTTTGAGTGGTGCTCTCGATGACACCCCAAAACCAAGTCTCCCTGCCCCTGTTGTGCATGTCACACCAAAGCATGAAGGACCTGCCTGGGGTGGTGCAAAGATAACAAAGGGACCTGCTTCCCTTCGTGATATCCAAAGCGAGCAGAGGAAAACAAATGAGCCAGTCCTGGCCAAAGCAAAAGATCGCTTTGAGAACTCACCTGACAGTGCTGGGCGTGTGCGTCTTTCTTCATTCATCCCAGATGCGCATTCAAGCCCTATAGCTGTCACACCTGCTCGTTCGCTGCCTTCTTCTGAAGGTGACAGGAGCACACCACCATGGTCGTCTTCTGCTACCTCACCCAATGTGTCACGGCCTTCGCTCAGGGACATACAGATGCAGCAG GAGAAGCGTCACCATAGCATCTCCCACAGCCCGAAAACCCGGACATCAGGCTTCGCTATACCATCCCATGGTGGATCACCAGAGGTTGGTGGTGTGAAGGACAACGTACCCAACCGCTGGTTCAAGCCAGAGACTGACGCCCCGTCCTCCATCCGCTCAATCCAGATTGAGGAGCAGGCGATGAAGGACTTCAAGCGCTTCTACAGCAGTGTGAGGATCGTCAAGCCGCAGGTCTAG